DNA sequence from the Desulfatiglans sp. genome:
TAATTAGCACAGCTTGAAATACTAAGTTCAAATAATTCTATGATGTAAAGTGTACCCTAATACCTTTCATCGATATTTATTGTCAAGTTATTTTTCTTATATTTTTTTCTCTTATTTTATTTACCGTTTATTACTATTAATAACCATTTATAACATCACAAATCGAAATATTTCCACTTTACATAAGGCAAGGTTAACTGTATGTTTTCTCTTTTTTTTAAACAAGGGAGCATGATGCCAAAAAGAAGTAAAAGAACAACGTCATACCGATGGTATGACCCACTCATTTTCTATATACTGTTTCCCTTAATCACCTCTTTACTTAAGCTTCTTCTATCCTCATACAGACTCATAAGGGTTGAAGGTACTGAACTTGAAAAAGAGGCACTCGCAAGATCAGGAGGAAAGGCCGTTTACTGCTCATGGCATCAGAGGCTGGCATTTCATCCCTTATACCTCTCAAAAAGAGGGGTAACCGTGATGGTCAGCCAGAGTCGTGACGGTGAGTTTGCCGCAAGGTTTATTAACGCGCTTGGCCTGGGTGATGTAAGAGGCTCTTCAACCCGTGGCGGTCTAGGCGCCCTGATAAAACTCAAACAGAAGATCCTTGCCGGTGAAACAAACGGTGGCATGGTGGTTGACGGCCCCCTTGGCCCTGCACGTGTTGCTAAAATGGGGGCTGTATTGCTTGCAAAAAACAGCAGGACACCGCT
Encoded proteins:
- a CDS encoding lysophospholipid acyltransferase family protein translates to MMPKRSKRTTSYRWYDPLIFYILFPLITSLLKLLLSSYRLIRVEGTELEKEALARSGGKAVYCSWHQRLAFHPLYLSKRGVTVMVSQSRDGEFAARFINALGLGDVRGSSTRGGLGALIKLKQKILAGETNGGMVVDGPLGPARVAKMGAVLLAKNSRTPLMPVMWGTDRCWVLNSWDRFIIPKPFAKIVYCHTEPILVPESASDEDLEMYRKQLEESLNMAAKWCDEQLGEEKPWRKVKKDGIPETGPIDTEA